In Pseudothermotoga hypogea DSM 11164 = NBRC 106472, the following are encoded in one genomic region:
- a CDS encoding fumarate hydratase gives MKLLLIKHEELVGKISQKIIEANNIMREEIFQQVLSYEGPFCDVLRRNAEVARTKDLPLCQDTGFVEFFIFIPFNAIFERPIQESCDEAVKKVYSSKPYRHSIVTDPLYERKNTRTNTPSICHIFHWDEEKVQIRLLIKGGGSENLTTLFMLSPTAGEEELMGKIIEHVARHGSKGCPPLRVGVGVGGSADKAMLLSRLALTYSLSDVNPDPRYESLERRISEKLNQLRIGFQGLGVGPTIFSVHVLQAPTHIANLPVAVSFDCYLSRIGVVEVEPVRIESR, from the coding sequence GTGAAATTGCTGTTGATAAAGCACGAAGAGCTCGTGGGAAAGATTTCCCAAAAGATAATCGAAGCCAACAACATCATGCGCGAAGAGATCTTTCAGCAAGTTCTCTCCTACGAAGGTCCTTTCTGTGACGTGCTGCGCAGGAATGCCGAGGTGGCAAGGACCAAAGATCTTCCTTTATGTCAGGACACAGGATTCGTGGAGTTCTTCATCTTCATTCCGTTCAACGCGATTTTCGAAAGACCCATACAAGAGAGTTGCGATGAGGCTGTCAAGAAGGTTTACTCCTCCAAGCCTTACCGTCACTCCATTGTGACCGATCCACTCTACGAACGTAAAAACACTCGAACCAACACGCCTTCGATCTGCCACATCTTTCACTGGGACGAAGAAAAGGTGCAGATCAGGTTGCTGATCAAGGGCGGGGGGAGTGAGAATCTGACAACGCTCTTCATGTTGTCGCCGACAGCTGGCGAGGAGGAACTCATGGGGAAAATAATCGAACACGTCGCACGGCACGGTTCGAAAGGTTGTCCGCCCCTCAGAGTTGGTGTGGGCGTGGGTGGGAGTGCAGACAAGGCCATGTTACTTTCGAGGCTCGCACTCACTTACAGTTTAAGCGATGTAAATCCCGATCCACGTTACGAATCGCTCGAACGACGAATTTCGGAGAAACTGAACCAGCTGAGAATAGGTTTTCAGGGCCTTGGAGTTGGTCCTACGATCTTCTCTGTTCACGTTCTGCAGGCACCAACACATATAGCAAATCTTCCTGTCGCCGTTTCGTTTGACTGTTATCTCTCCAGGATTGGGGTGGTGGAAGTTGAACCTGTTAGAATTGAAAGCAGGTGA
- a CDS encoding FumA C-terminus/TtdB family hydratase beta subunit, whose amino-acid sequence MNLLELKAGERINYTGAMIVMRDAAQKRIEMLLRKGSNVPIDLKGKIVFYAGPTRIVDGRFSIGPTTSERMDRYVKMLFELGVLATVGKGQRSEIARKLCREYRRIYFVAPSGAAAALSEHVENIELLAFEDLGTEAVYEIQVKDFPLIVAIDSEGSDIFELIKSTNGGDRT is encoded by the coding sequence TTGAACCTGTTAGAATTGAAAGCAGGTGAAAGAATTAACTACACAGGTGCTATGATTGTGATGAGAGACGCTGCACAAAAGAGGATTGAAATGCTTCTAAGAAAGGGGTCAAATGTGCCTATCGATCTAAAAGGAAAGATTGTTTTCTACGCTGGACCAACCAGAATCGTGGACGGCAGGTTCTCCATAGGTCCAACGACGAGCGAGCGAATGGATAGATATGTGAAAATGCTTTTCGAACTCGGAGTCCTGGCCACCGTCGGGAAAGGTCAAAGGAGCGAGATAGCGAGAAAGCTCTGTCGAGAATACCGCAGGATATACTTTGTCGCACCGAGTGGAGCCGCGGCGGCACTCTCGGAGCATGTTGAAAACATAGAACTTTTGGCCTTTGAAGATCTCGGGACCGAAGCAGTGTACGAAATCCAGGTGAAAGACTTTCCTCTCATAGTGGCCATTGACTCTGAGGGCAGCGATATTTTTGAGCTCATAAAATCTACTAATGGAGGCGATCGAACGTGA
- a CDS encoding methyl-accepting chemotaxis protein produces the protein MRLVIITVAAVGVVSVLWGFPSSQFVVAGCFVALAVVSMIHRIRHTENVTQDTNNERVFEEIFTSADTLKQDAHELGDISKQAQTMSADLSVQSKKISQLIQSLTAALEETSSSASEIARTAKVVGEDTQRMRQDFSSFELEVKQIHDALLELSKENIETFEKLNELLSSMENLREKTGAIVQAVQLIRNISEQTNLLALNAAIEAARAGEHGRGFAVVAEEVRKLAEQSKQFAGSIIENVQAVEQAVTDSVKKNEEVARTMKETAQTSQTFAEKLGKFKEQAGSFARTLEEIVHSIESQVTSTREIELAVNSNTNAASQLMEFSMEMEKNATSLEKVASQLAEKAQILTLRSLKLRSLAGARSWIMQRVKELSELFAKPECQKLDWNAFEPIAKRFLAEKQGIYEAAFIADSEGNFITTTGTKGSIKDRNYFHRLRNSDLEWTMSDPIRSRATGNMVITIAFAIRENGRFKGIAGVNLNVAKLEEQVEFSTAQAQK, from the coding sequence GTGAGACTTGTAATTATTACTGTTGCTGCAGTTGGTGTTGTCTCAGTCTTGTGGGGCTTTCCATCGTCACAGTTCGTTGTCGCAGGCTGCTTCGTCGCTCTGGCGGTAGTATCGATGATCCACCGCATCAGGCATACCGAGAATGTGACTCAGGACACAAACAACGAGAGAGTCTTCGAAGAGATATTCACATCTGCAGACACTTTGAAACAAGATGCTCATGAACTCGGTGACATCTCGAAGCAAGCTCAAACTATGTCCGCAGATCTTTCAGTACAATCGAAGAAGATCTCCCAGCTGATCCAGTCTTTGACAGCCGCTCTGGAGGAAACATCTTCCAGTGCGAGCGAGATCGCGAGAACCGCAAAGGTTGTGGGAGAGGATACGCAGAGGATGCGTCAGGATTTCAGCTCGTTCGAACTGGAGGTGAAGCAAATACACGATGCCTTGCTCGAACTTTCGAAGGAAAACATCGAAACTTTCGAAAAACTGAACGAACTTCTCTCATCCATGGAGAATCTCAGGGAGAAAACTGGAGCGATCGTGCAGGCTGTTCAACTGATCAGGAACATTTCAGAGCAAACAAACCTGCTTGCTCTCAACGCAGCGATAGAGGCAGCGCGCGCGGGAGAGCATGGCCGAGGTTTCGCCGTCGTCGCAGAAGAGGTTAGGAAGCTCGCCGAACAGTCGAAACAGTTCGCCGGTTCAATAATTGAGAACGTGCAAGCTGTTGAACAGGCGGTCACCGATTCGGTGAAGAAGAACGAGGAAGTTGCCAGGACGATGAAAGAAACAGCTCAGACGAGTCAGACGTTCGCCGAGAAATTGGGAAAGTTCAAGGAACAGGCAGGTAGTTTCGCAAGGACTTTAGAAGAAATAGTTCATTCCATAGAGAGTCAGGTCACCTCCACGCGAGAGATCGAGCTCGCAGTGAACAGCAACACCAACGCCGCATCACAGCTGATGGAATTCAGCATGGAGATGGAGAAAAATGCAACATCTCTCGAGAAGGTGGCTTCCCAGTTGGCAGAAAAGGCCCAGATTTTGACTCTGAGATCGCTCAAACTCAGAAGCTTAGCCGGGGCAAGATCATGGATCATGCAGCGTGTGAAAGAACTCTCCGAGTTGTTTGCAAAACCTGAGTGTCAGAAGCTCGACTGGAACGCCTTTGAACCCATTGCCAAACGCTTCCTCGCAGAAAAACAAGGCATCTACGAAGCTGCGTTCATAGCCGACAGCGAAGGAAATTTCATCACCACGACAGGCACGAAGGGTTCCATCAAAGACAGAAACTATTTTCATCGCCTGAGGAACAGCGATCTTGAATGGACCATGTCAGATCCGATACGTTCGCGTGCAACAGGCAACATGGTCATCACAATCGCCTTCGCGATCCGTGAAAATGGCAGATTCAAAGGCATCGCGGGTGTGAATTTGAACGTCGCCAAACTGGAGGAACAAGTCGAATTTTCTACAGCTCAAGCGCAAAAGTGA
- a CDS encoding ABC transporter ATP-binding protein has translation MAVLLKVEGLKKYFEIRKSMFSRPIYVKAVNDVSFEIQKGSIFAVVGESGSGKSTLGRTVIKLIEPTSGKILYDGRDITQIEKKDFLEFRRRMQIVQQDPYNSLHPRKLVKDIVGEGLKIHFKMRSDEIYVRIKEILELVGMREEHMFRYPHEFSGGQRQRIAIARALVLRPEFLVLDEPTSALDVSVQARVLALLKELREKFGLTYMFITHNLAVVDHMATHVVVMYLGKIMEMGSKQDIFERASHPYTKALLDSIPSFGTGRRIRSIPRGEIPNPANPPSGCVFHTRCTQAVEMCKVEEPKLVEVSPGHFCRCHFCA, from the coding sequence ATGGCAGTGTTGCTGAAAGTTGAAGGGTTGAAGAAGTATTTCGAGATCAGAAAGTCCATGTTCTCCAGGCCAATCTACGTGAAAGCGGTGAACGACGTTTCTTTCGAAATACAAAAAGGTTCGATCTTTGCAGTGGTCGGTGAATCGGGATCCGGTAAGAGCACGCTTGGCAGAACGGTGATCAAACTCATCGAACCCACCTCTGGAAAGATACTTTACGATGGACGCGACATCACACAAATTGAAAAGAAAGATTTCCTCGAGTTCAGGCGGCGAATGCAGATAGTTCAGCAGGATCCTTACAACTCGTTGCATCCAAGAAAGCTCGTCAAAGACATCGTTGGTGAAGGTCTGAAGATCCACTTCAAAATGCGTTCTGATGAGATCTACGTTCGCATAAAGGAAATTCTCGAGCTCGTCGGTATGCGCGAAGAGCACATGTTCAGATACCCTCACGAGTTCTCGGGAGGTCAGAGACAGAGGATAGCGATCGCCAGGGCGCTGGTTCTAAGGCCAGAGTTCCTGGTGTTGGACGAACCGACGTCTGCGCTGGATGTGTCGGTTCAGGCTCGAGTGCTCGCCCTGTTGAAAGAACTCAGGGAGAAGTTTGGTTTGACCTACATGTTCATCACGCACAATTTGGCAGTCGTTGACCACATGGCCACACACGTCGTCGTCATGTACCTTGGAAAGATTATGGAGATGGGTTCAAAGCAGGACATATTCGAGAGGGCCTCGCATCCTTACACGAAGGCCCTGCTCGATTCGATACCCTCCTTCGGCACGGGCAGACGCATCAGATCGATCCCGAGGGGTGAGATACCCAATCCAGCCAACCCTCCGTCCGGGTGCGTCTTTCACACGCGGTGTACCCAAGCCGTTGAAATGTGTAAGGTTGAGGAACCGAAACTCGTTGAAGTATCACCGGGTCACTTCTGCAGATGTCACTTTTGCGCTTGA